The Fusobacterium sp. IOR10 genome has a window encoding:
- a CDS encoding GNAT family N-acetyltransferase, with translation MKIKEISINDTKYINEIIQMEKLTFGNLGGVDLWILKPMVSFGKVFVALEGEKVIGAAEFLISFERPSAFLYGISVNNLYQNKGIAGSLLKFSEDYFSKKGILYISLTVDPKNTKAVSLYKKNKYNLKCLKENEYGENIHRFVMEKKLV, from the coding sequence ATGAAAATTAAAGAAATTTCAATTAATGATACTAAATATATTAATGAAATTATTCAAATGGAAAAATTAACTTTTGGGAATTTAGGGGGAGTTGATTTATGGATATTAAAACCAATGGTCAGCTTTGGAAAAGTTTTTGTTGCTTTAGAGGGGGAAAAAGTCATTGGAGCAGCGGAATTCCTAATTTCTTTTGAACGTCCTTCTGCTTTTTTATATGGAATTTCTGTAAATAATCTTTACCAGAATAAAGGTATTGCAGGTTCTCTTTTAAAGTTTAGCGAAGACTATTTTTCAAAAAAAGGTATTCTTTATATTTCTTTAACTGTTGATCCTAAAAATACAAAAGCTGTTTCTCTTTATAAAAAAAATAAATATAATTTAAAATGTTTAAAAGAAAATGAATATGGTGAGAACATTCATAGATTTGTTATGGAAAAAAAATTAGTTTAA
- a CDS encoding Fur family transcriptional regulator: MNSISSVSETNSLFLKSKGIKPSYQRLKIYSFLIENRIHPTVDIIYKNLCSEIPTLSKTTVYNTLNLFIQKKLIQKLIIEETETRYDINTSMHGHFKCEKCGEVCDIFLDDDVLLSKKLQNFKINETHIYFKGLCKKCSAIA; the protein is encoded by the coding sequence ATGAATTCAATTTCAAGTGTTTCTGAAACCAATAGCTTATTTCTAAAAAGCAAAGGAATAAAACCGTCTTATCAAAGATTAAAAATTTATTCTTTCTTAATAGAAAATAGAATTCATCCTACAGTTGACATTATTTATAAAAATTTATGCTCTGAAATCCCTACCTTATCTAAAACAACTGTCTATAATACTTTAAATTTATTTATACAAAAGAAACTTATTCAAAAATTAATAATAGAAGAAACTGAAACTAGATACGATATTAATACTTCTATGCATGGTCATTTTAAATGTGAAAAATGTGGAGAAGTTTGTGATATCTTTTTAGATGATGATGTTCTGTTATCTAAAAAGCTTCAAAACTTCAAAATAAATGAAACACATATTTATTTTAAGGGCCTTTGTAAAAAGTGCTCAGCCATAGCTTAA